The DNA window TCAACATACTCAAGATCTTGTTGGCCGAGCAGCTCACCACCCAATGCAAAATTCTTCAAATTTAATATATTTTACATTCCTCCTTTCAAGTGTGCAAAAGTGGCAGAACAACGTGTCCTCGTTTGTAGCACAGCCTCAGACACTGAGGTGTGTTCTGGAGCTCTTGAAGGGGCCACACCTTAGTTTTATCACTAAAGGTGTCACAGCGCCATATGTCAAGCTGGGAAGACTTGAGAGGAACCTTGAAAAATTCTCTGGCATAAGGAAGAATTCCTCCCTTGAACTGGTCTCCCATAATCTCTTCAACAACAACAGGGCCATCCTTCAACAAGAAGCAGTCTCCAGGTTGCACTTGTTGCTGCGTCTTTTTAGCATCATTATAGGATGGGTACCTCAGTTCAGAGATCCTCCTGCTTAACTGCGAAAGTGGCTTGTTAGAAGATCGCAGCCACTTCTTCATTTTTCCAAGGTAGCTTTCAAAAGGAAATGCACTAAACTGATCTAATGGGCCATGCTCCCTGCACTGGTCGGCAAGGTGAACAACTGTGTGTACATTGTACACTAGCTGCTTTTTCCCATATAGCTCACCAAATTCTTGCACAAAATACCTGAGAACTTCTTTTGCAAAGTCATTGTACTCAAGGTAGTGCTTTGGTGACGCTAAAATTCTGATGGCCACATGAAACATTAAAAAATGCTTGTATTGAGACACAGACAGAACaggcttcaagacaataggccccACATATAGGAGAAATGTGCGGAACTCTGTTGCCTTCCATCGATCAAGTTCTTCTGTGCCCCTTGGCTTTCGCTGGAAATGCATTGGAAAGGCCTTGGATGCCTCTCGCAAGCTCTCATTTAGTTGGCAACGATGAGCTCTGCTCAGTCTATTGCTGTGGCCTTGGCATATCCAGTTTCGGAGAAGCCGACGCATGACCCCTAAGCAGACAAGGTGCATGTATTCTGTTGGAAAGAATGCAACCATGTCAACATCAAGTGACAGAAAAGGTGAAGCAGCAGTATGATGGCGTTTGTTCTCTTGAGAACGAAACGATGCATCAGTCCGTGCTGGTGCATGAAGTCTGGGAAATGTGACCCTGTTTTCGACATGCTTTCCTTTTTGGATGCACCGCTCACAGGCATAATACCCAGTGTGGCCAACAATACACTTGATGTAACTTCTTGCAGGGGCGTCACACACCATGGCTTCAATGCGCACATGTACGTGAATGTCTCCTATGCTGAACCCCTCAGAGGTTAGCTTGGTGACTTCTTGCACGAATGGCCGCAAATAATCCTCTAGACACGGTGGCTTCCCTGCGCCGGAGTACACACTGACAACAAATGGCGGCGACGCCTGCACATTTGTTATGCGGCACAAAATGGGCCAGAAAGCAAGCTGGCTGCTTTTGTACAGTGGTACTCCATCAATGTTGCCTTGCAGTTTCAGTTCACAAGGAAGTGCTTGCACTTGACGCAATACTTGACGGATGCCTTCTTCAAGACCGAAGTGAACAAACGAACCATTCTGCTCCACCTGAGCTTTACGCTCGGTTTTCAAAACGGTTCTTGCATCTTTGGGAAGGTCAGCGACGCCTCTACGCCGACAGAAGTCGAGGACATCGTTAATGCAGGCATGCGTCATATTATGCTTGCCTGCAATGAGTGCAAACTCTCCGCTTGCAGGCAATTCCGCCGATTCAACGGAAAGCCTTGCGCTGCTCGTTAACGCTGCACCCTCGCCCGGCCCTGTGCGGCTGTCTGAAGTGACGCCGTCATCACTCGATTCGCAGCCAAGCGGACTGTCTTCGTCACTTGAGCTGCACTCAGGGCCGCTTTGCATACATAGCGGCACCCCTTCAGACTCTTCGCCGCACTCGACAAGATCAGCATCTTGTTCGCAAATGCGGTCGTCTTCGCTCTCTGAAACTGCGTTGAACCGCTTCGGCGCAGGCTCACCTGCGTTGTCCAAGGAAGTTTCATTTGCCAGCCTTCTGCGGCTCACCGGCGCAGGAGGATTCACGCGAGCAGCACGCACTCCATCGTTGCGCATGAAATCGCAACGAGGCCCCGCGACAAACTGCGTGATTCCGAGTTCGCTCAGCGCCTTGTcatactccctcctcacactgcgacatgtcctccacttggaggacatgatgacggaactaGATGATACGGAATCCCCAAACCGCAACATTTGCAAGCCACAACTATGGTGGCTACCATACCACAACCCTAGCAAACAATTCAATGGTggggccagaaaatctacctgactaggcctggagcaacaagccagaggccagagagcatattcttggctggatgggtggatgaatgtggctgtatcctttagatcgggcggcggctagcgccacctagccgtaatgcttagtgaactaaccactagatttatctttttttttctccttcaaatagtaaagttggacgggtactttgcagtgaagggtttaattttcactcgtgctttgactttagccaccaatcagataacctcctaattaagcctacccgcttaaagtctattttgccctccctgtccctaaaccccagtgctttgaaaaactctgcgccatcatcttgaactatagggtgaagcctttatcagaacattatcaagtgctcggcagtttcttcttcctccccacacgcactgcataccgtgtctaccccttcgtatttggcctgatatgtcttggttcacaatactcccgtcctggcctcaaacagtagagaactaccccgagtatcatcatagatctttggcaattttctgcttaaaagttcgataaatctctagtgcggacttcttaatcatgtcaattctccacatgtcagtctcagcttccttcaccttcttcttaaccgataattgtttttggtttgaccccctgctgttttctaagtatttgccagtcaattttctggttcccttcctccattttgtatcgatattcttcgtgtacaagtaactcaataccttcctagcccaacgcttttcccccatttctctcaatcgcttctcaaattttatcttgctgctagcttccctgccctcaaatgatgtccataccatatcaccttgtgcttcctaatttggtgtatttccgtgagctcctaaggcaagcctacctattccacgttgcttaatttccaatcttgcttgaacttctggtctcatgcacaagaccgcattgccgaacgtcagcccaggaaccatgacccctttttatattcctctcacaacatcatacctattgtaattccacagtgccctatttttcatcactgctgcattcctgttacctttagtcgtcacgcatgtttcgtgttcccttaggtattcggtcccattgcttatccatacgcccagttatttgtatttatctgttatctctagcgtgacttcctgtattctaagctcactaccttcgttataattaaaaatcatgactggtgatttttccttactgaatctaaaatctaacctatctccctcattaccgcagatgtccatcaatctctgcaaatgttccttgttgtcggccattagcactatatcatctgcgtacatcaatgctggtagtgcctgatcaatgagtttttcttgtttgactaaagagaggttgaagccaagtccacttccctctaatttggcctctaataattgtaggtacatcatgaataacaagggtgacagtgggcacacctgcctaagtccacgtttcaccactgtgggcttggatacctgtttttcccactttataactaccttgttagttttatagatttcctttaaaagattagtgactccatcttccacacccagtgtgtctagtattccccacaagtcctcttgaacgacgctatcatacgctcccttgatatcgtacgctcctttgaatttctgcaggccggtaggaagcttcacagcgtaGCGCCTGAttttgtgaaacggcgcagccatgcaggcagggcattcaatcccctccctattttttgtatgctACTGTCCTTGtctacatcgtagaacacataacagtaatgatagcaaacagatcattgattcgggtaggcttcgTGTTTTTATTTataatggaacaacgaggaagctgctgaagttcgtgcctgtatacagctgctttatatggagatgaaactttaacgaaaaaaaaaatgtagtgatAAAcggtaggctcataacaaacaacatttttctgagggtgcatggaatatatgtcccatgcaaggctatgcattgccgTCCTTACTGCATTacttatgtacacgtactgcagggcatgcaagtgtatgcagacatacgctgacgaaatgacattatTTGCTACATACacacgtgcaccgcaccaaataagacgtacgtgtttgtatagtcagggaacactcgtgaatattgattaAATCACACAGCTGGCTTACAGTATAAGACAAACACGATTGCGAGCAATAAAATGCggcgctgtttaaagaggcggacccaggttacgagcaGAATTATCAGTacggcatacacaccacgtgtcaagattttgcaacatctaaagagactaaatatgaaaatttgcctttgtaagttaacatgacagtatcgaatggagaagccacacgagagaacaattcatcgtgggctaaaaaatgcgttttaaatattatacacagctttgcaagacaatatcgacgagttttactcgtctaggtgtgggaggtgtaggccatgcgatgttgcttcagagccttcctttcgtaatattgcacTTTTATTCAACTCtctcaaacgcggcaccgtaaatttctaatgggtgctcgaacacggcaagccgGTCGTGGGgtaaaatctttgtaacattttattaccgaaacagcgatactagcaatgcttgagctgcacttgctgttttctaaaatgtaagctcctcaatctcatcactgtgatcaggaaactgagaggaaaagtacaacagtagtacgtagagaaatattcaatttcaagccctttagcaatatcatctaaacaaattgccagttcactgggcttagaattctcgatggaaacaaacagctgatcagggacgcaagcttggcttggcactggcttggccgctCATACaaagccaaaagccgctgcagaaaactggattgcggatcggattgaaacaaaatattttatacatttttgttttctttgtttcatttctctaattgctcttgtaaTGGCgcggaccgcgcttcgtgatctcatgtaccggcgcactgttcttaagtttagtatggcgcacgataatacatgattgcgtgctttaatttaaaaaggttcgcgagtatggcagcaacactgcaatgtcgagAAGAgaatagtagtagaaccagtagcagctgcatgcccggatGGAGTGACtcaggaatgtcaacccgatggcttttgtgttggccgttctggcagttccgccgactgtataaaaagagacgaccccgtcgcttgtcctcttctcttttccttggggcatcagcgacaacattgacggacgacgtgttcgacttcaccgtgcacgtgagtataggttggtttttcattcgagtgaattcttgttcagatttgcaacttgtcggcttcatcctcatcacctgtcaccggcaataagtcacatacgtgtgatatttaggtgaaataaatgataatgcacattttctgctccatttgcgtgacttagctacaccaggacatgaggtaaagcctttgtcgcctagccactagcaggcaagatcgatcactcgcatccttcagttcacgaatcaacgcgcctgccttaaaattagtaagctgctcgcaaagaaatcttaccgaggcaattttgttttctgcgaacaatgcaccgtagatttgtcttgaataacaaaaaaacacttgaaaaataaatgtcgcgaccttttagaaaacgccgtgtctaagagctagacgcggcattttgtaaaaggctcattaaattcagtatgttttcgtagtttctgcttgaaattattattgtctatgaatttcatggcccaatcttttgctttggctgaaaatctcggcggcaaaaactttgttcagtgtccctttaagggcaggtgtagattccattatttcagtcgcaaatctttttgctagtcggtcggctggttaacaataagggtactaactagagttccagatttcatcagcaacacatcgtcatggcttcatcagatgctgcattatatacattctatcctcgtttttacataggtgtaccgtatggtccactgttgcaggaaacaagcgagctcatggacagtgagccatgtggtgctaactggcagcgaggcttgtgaatgggacgcatgcgcatagaatcggggtgcgcccagttttgtctgccatttctccgcctgtacgcatgacagcattggaaagcgcatccgtattttagctgcgcaatttatctagcccagtgcctcctgcttcagggatttcctgtgagcacaaaaaatgcatgattttaatcgttgctgcagtgttttgcaagttgtcaccgtaaagcacatcatatttttcgcataatgctcgctgcaactagcaagtttcgatgactcaaaatgctgttcaggtctgatgtagcaaacattttaagctcgtcctcgtgaccatgaaatattggtttattaaataatggaaggcagagttggtatcagttgatttacagtgtgaaaatgaaaagtgcgaaggaccgtgcctcgcaagtaagccccgagagcatgagcagagaagtagcagatgaggatgctcatgcgctgcatttccaaatctcaccagcactaatgcttgacggactgctggccacgcactagcgtgttctttctgaaacaggactttggccctgtaagcaagttcttgaagggcataagtaaaacgtagaatgggccccctaaatgcacccatccttgaaccattgggcttatgaattagtgcccttttcaaaatacaattattctgagctataaattgtgacagaacagtgcacgaagtttaaaaatgggaaaaaagtctttaaatgtcccctttatacatagtgttcctgtgatgtcacttctgccgttgtcgccctctcccgccatgcccgggtaactccctgggtacctacggcagtttacgtgctgcagtgcggtttgttgggggctcgtcatctgttgctgtgaacgatgtggaagcattgtggttttttgttgtcttactttaacgagctcattggattaggaaggcctcgctcgttcactcgatacaagaccagataatcaagatgtgcgacacatataccagccacggcgtacaccggctgcccgccacaacctatgagggcctattatcttgctttcactacaaattgcctggcccaaaaacaagtgaaagctcaaaatttctcgagccgcaattttaagagtggatgtgcgaagcgcagctgctcccatcgaaaactagtcgtgcagagctaggcaagtttacaagagatataatattatgaatatattgtcacggcctacgccaccaaagtagcaatgccccccccccccaagtgttttaaagagtgctgatgttgagcttgagcctctttgattgcaatt is part of the Rhipicephalus microplus isolate Deutch F79 unplaced genomic scaffold, USDA_Rmic scaffold_105, whole genome shotgun sequence genome and encodes:
- the LOC142790440 gene encoding uncharacterized protein LOC142790440 translates to MSSKWRTCRSVRREYDKALSELGITQFVAGPRCDFMRNDGVRAARVNPPAPVSRRRLANETSLDNAGEPAPKRFNAVSESEDDRICEQDADLVECGEESEGVPLCMQSGPECSSSDEDSPLGCESSDDGVTSDSRTGPGEGAALTSSARLSVESAELPASGEFALIAGKHNMTHACINDVLDFCRRRGVADLPKDARTVLKTERKAQVEQNGSFVHFGLEEGIRQVLRQVQALPCELKLQGNIDGVPLYKSSQLAFWPILCRITNVQASPPFVVSVYSGAGKPPCLEDYLRPFVQEVTKLTSEGFSIGDIHVHVRIEAMVCDAPARSYIKCIVGHTGYYACERCIQKGKHVENRVTFPRLHAPARTDASFRSQENKRHHTAASPFLSLDVDMVAFFPTEYMHLVCLGVMRRLLRNWICQGHSNRLSRAHRCQLNESLREASKAFPMHFQRKPRGTEELDRWKATEFRTFLLYVGPIVLKPVLSVSQYKHFLMFHVAIRILASPKHYLEYNDFAKEVLRYFVQEFGELYGKKQLVYNVHTVVHLADQCREHGPLDQFSAFPFESYLGKMKKWLRSSNKPLSQLSRRISELRYPSYNDAKKTQQQVQPGDCFLLKDGPVVVEEIMGDQFKGGILPYAREFFKVPLKSSQLDIWRCDTFSDKTKVWPLQELQNTPQCLRLCYKRGHVVLPLLHT